Proteins from one Leptonema illini DSM 21528 genomic window:
- a CDS encoding response regulator transcription factor, whose translation MPGHCVSPTVLVLTDDPALRDILSTSLLERGLRYQASDSYDDVDINFCLIIAGPDKSATEIGFRLREIGGIPPCILLLRNETTDANPIRCCRCKTLFLPMDIFHLPQALDQLLAFHD comes from the coding sequence ATGCCAGGCCATTGCGTATCACCGACCGTGCTCGTTCTCACCGATGATCCCGCATTGCGAGATATTCTGAGCACCTCTCTGCTGGAGCGCGGTCTTCGCTATCAGGCCTCTGACAGCTACGACGACGTCGACATCAACTTCTGCCTGATCATCGCCGGCCCCGATAAAAGCGCCACCGAGATCGGTTTTCGACTGCGCGAGATTGGCGGAATTCCGCCCTGCATCCTGCTTCTGCGAAACGAAACGACCGATGCCAATCCCATCCGTTGCTGCCGCTGCAAAACGCTTTTTCTGCCGATGGACATCTTCCATCTTCCCCAGGCTCTCGACCAGCTGCTGGCCTTCCACGACTGA
- a CDS encoding TolC family protein has protein sequence MFHGITRPAFVREYRRFILLFFIGALSHPVVAAPADLPEQSFKERLLLLTRNHPRTKAAAERLAAALAKARYSGWYYPDPMIGFTYMEAPYKKDPADLSPKAFMETELMISQAIPTPGRLSLESDIVDLEAQKARLRLMATSNELTASFLRDVTAAWRIHHHLDLTRQYLSRFQPILSISGAQYALGKGGLADISMARLSSRNLEEKLQRYEKQHEAAEATLSYYAPDIKTMHNFDAVAGYAEELLVAIKKESRKVAELSPELAMASLDSQIEEKRTTIDKLDYAPDFTIFAKYLRSRPGNMEPPETLPDNRISLGFTMRVPLWSALNNHNNVEESSRLTDAARFQYDDLNLAAEAGRRALLSDIESATERIKLYRGRMIPEANRAVLAAREGYQAGSTDFNSLLRVWETLYSLEMEAVELEAERFEKIFELARILNLIQPDPRADSEKKEDL, from the coding sequence ATGTTTCATGGAATAACGCGCCCTGCATTCGTACGGGAATACCGTCGATTCATCCTGCTCTTTTTCATAGGAGCTCTGTCGCATCCTGTTGTTGCGGCACCGGCTGATCTGCCGGAACAGTCGTTCAAAGAACGCCTGCTATTATTAACGAGAAATCATCCGCGCACAAAGGCAGCGGCCGAACGACTGGCCGCCGCTCTGGCAAAGGCGCGCTACAGCGGATGGTATTATCCTGATCCGATGATCGGCTTCACCTACATGGAAGCCCCGTATAAGAAAGATCCGGCCGATCTTTCGCCGAAGGCCTTTATGGAAACGGAGCTGATGATCAGTCAGGCCATTCCCACACCGGGACGGCTGTCTCTGGAATCCGATATCGTCGATCTCGAAGCACAGAAGGCGCGCCTGCGCCTGATGGCGACGTCTAACGAGCTGACGGCCTCGTTTCTACGAGACGTAACGGCTGCATGGCGTATCCATCATCATCTGGATCTGACGAGACAGTATCTGAGCCGATTCCAGCCGATCCTTTCCATTTCGGGGGCGCAGTATGCTCTGGGCAAGGGAGGATTAGCCGACATCTCGATGGCGCGGCTCTCATCGCGCAACCTCGAAGAGAAGCTGCAACGATACGAAAAGCAGCATGAAGCGGCCGAGGCGACATTGTCATATTATGCTCCGGACATAAAGACGATGCATAACTTCGATGCCGTCGCCGGCTACGCCGAAGAACTCCTTGTGGCGATCAAGAAAGAATCGCGCAAAGTGGCCGAGCTTTCCCCCGAGCTTGCGATGGCCTCTCTTGATTCGCAGATCGAAGAGAAACGCACGACGATCGATAAGCTGGACTATGCCCCCGATTTTACGATCTTTGCGAAGTATCTGCGAAGTCGACCGGGCAATATGGAACCGCCCGAAACGTTACCCGACAATCGCATCTCGCTCGGATTCACCATGCGCGTTCCGCTGTGGTCGGCGCTGAATAACCATAACAACGTTGAAGAGTCCAGCCGACTTACCGACGCCGCACGGTTTCAATACGACGATCTCAATCTCGCCGCCGAGGCAGGCCGTCGCGCCCTGCTCTCTGACATCGAAAGCGCCACCGAACGCATCAAACTTTACAGAGGCCGCATGATTCCCGAGGCAAACCGAGCCGTGCTTGCCGCTCGCGAAGGATACCAGGCCGGCAGCACGGATTTCAACTCGCTTCTGCGCGTCTGGGAGACTCTTTACAGCCTGGAAATGGAGGCTGTAGAACTGGAAGCGGAACGCTTTGAGAAGATCTTCGAACTTGCTCGCATCCTGAATTTGATTCAGCCTGATCCCCGGGCAGACAGCGAAAAAAAGGAGGATTTATGA
- a CDS encoding efflux RND transporter periplasmic adaptor subunit, whose amino-acid sequence MNVLSAIISTLQTRSRRVTIAIIALLIAVIATTSFWLVLHDESDHASDVSYWTCPMHPQIKEDGPGQCPICHMDLVPVKKKPIAENKTESTENNGVNTEHDHSKMETESGGNVEVSIERQQLIGLKTATVEEKELHTSIRTTGRVAFDPELAVAIREYLTIAAGDPGLRQYAITRLKMLGMGEEEIRTLPARRKEYESLYLQGGGNTTWVYAALYQNDLPSVKPGMKARIRLPGSGSEGWEGTVRSVSPTVDPETRNLQARIEVKNAADLKPDMYVNVSILSKAGRGLVIPRDALIDTGTEQLVYVVRNGTHFSPRRVQVGREADEGIAILSGLSAGEVVVASATFLIDSESRLRGE is encoded by the coding sequence ATGAACGTATTAAGCGCAATTATCTCAACTCTACAGACACGAAGCCGACGGGTTACGATTGCGATCATCGCTCTGCTTATCGCCGTTATAGCGACCACATCGTTCTGGCTTGTGCTGCATGACGAAAGCGATCATGCTTCAGATGTCTCGTACTGGACATGCCCCATGCATCCTCAGATCAAAGAGGACGGCCCGGGGCAATGCCCGATCTGTCATATGGATCTTGTTCCTGTGAAGAAGAAGCCAATCGCAGAGAACAAGACGGAGTCGACTGAGAACAACGGGGTTAACACAGAGCATGATCATTCGAAGATGGAAACGGAATCGGGCGGCAACGTTGAGGTCAGCATCGAACGACAGCAGCTCATAGGATTGAAGACGGCCACCGTTGAAGAGAAAGAGCTGCATACCAGCATCCGCACGACGGGGCGTGTGGCCTTCGATCCCGAGCTTGCCGTAGCGATTCGCGAGTATCTGACGATTGCAGCCGGCGATCCGGGCCTCAGGCAATATGCCATCACACGTCTGAAGATGCTCGGCATGGGCGAAGAAGAAATTCGCACGTTACCGGCCCGACGCAAAGAATACGAATCGCTGTATCTACAGGGAGGCGGCAATACGACGTGGGTTTATGCGGCGCTCTATCAGAACGATCTGCCATCGGTTAAACCCGGAATGAAGGCCCGCATCCGACTGCCGGGAAGCGGCAGCGAAGGCTGGGAGGGGACGGTGCGATCGGTCAGCCCGACCGTCGATCCTGAAACGCGTAACCTTCAGGCTCGTATCGAAGTAAAGAATGCGGCCGATCTCAAACCCGATATGTATGTGAACGTCTCGATCCTGTCGAAAGCGGGTCGCGGTCTTGTGATTCCGCGTGATGCCCTTATTGATACGGGAACGGAGCAGCTTGTTTACGTGGTGCGAAACGGTACGCATTTCTCGCCGCGTCGTGTCCAGGTCGGACGTGAGGCCGACGAAGGCATTGCCATCCTGTCGGGGCTGTCGGCGGGCGAGGTCGTCGTCGCCTCGGCCACGTTCCTGATCGATTCCGAATCCAGGCTGCGCGGAGAATAA
- a CDS encoding efflux RND transporter permease subunit: MQTQEQKESWIQRVIDFSAHNSLLVVILAAVISAGAYVAMKNIPMDALPDLSDTQVILYSKWDRSPDIIEDQVTYPIIRSLLGAPGVKSIRGFSDFGYSYVYVIFEDGTDIYWARSRVLEYLSKILPTLPQGVQTEIGPDATAVGWIYQYAITDESGNHDLAELRSYQDWNLRYQLQSLQGVAEVASIGGFVKQYQVHINPASLLAYDLKLPEVAEAIRRSNDESGGRLLEMSGREYMIRGRGYIKNLEDIENIAVGSDPKTGTAILLKQLGRIEIGPDMRRGAADLDGIGDAPGGIVVMRQGENALNVIERVKQRIAEIEPYLPEGMKIVTTYDRSELIKKSIDTLRHTLLEEILIVSLVILLFLWHWPSASVAIITIPVSVFLAFLPMYFMGITSNLMSLAGIAISIGVLVDGAIVEVENAYKKIEHWLDDQGIRDGVVDHATASRPGFRESFFAVRLSAMKEVGPSVFFSLLVIAVSFLPIFTLVDQEGRLFKPLAYSKNLAMAIASILAITLDPAIRMLYARITPFEFKPAWLARICTVLFVGRYYREEEHPVSKVLFRLYEPACRYVLERPKKALAAAGILMATTVPVYISLGSEFMPPLNEGTILYMPTTLPGISVEEAKKVLQLQDKILKSFPEVERVYGKAGRADTSLDPAPFSMVETVVVLKPKEEWSKKERWFSFLPDFTHFLFRWIWNDRITYDELISRMNEKMQIPGWTNAFTMPIRGRIDMLSTGIRTPIGIKVQGADLKEIEQIGRQIEKSLENVPGTRSVFAERVTGGYYLDFDLRREDLARYGLTVDDAQQILQLALGGETLTVTVEGRERYPVHLRYQPAFRQDLAALRRILVPTPSGAHIPMSQIADIHVVQGPSMIRDENGLLTGYVYVDIEGRDIGGYVKEAKQIVRDHVNVPNRYTLSWSGQYENMQRVEQRLKIVLPLTLFLVVLLIHFNTKSWPKTGIVLLAVPFSLVGAIWFLWLLDYNVSIAVWVGMIALMGLDAETGTFMLLFLDLSYNDAKKKGMLRNEADLREAILHGAVKRVRPKIMTVASAFLGLIPILWSDGTGSDLMKRIAAPMVGGLITSFVLELLIYPVLYEMWRLRELKGEHNALRSAATGLDMTPTISESLYENRAKARKKKPRDKQ; the protein is encoded by the coding sequence ATGCAGACACAGGAACAGAAAGAAAGCTGGATTCAAAGAGTCATCGATTTCAGCGCGCATAACAGCCTGCTTGTCGTCATCCTGGCCGCTGTCATCAGCGCCGGCGCCTACGTGGCGATGAAGAACATTCCAATGGACGCTCTGCCTGACCTGAGCGATACACAGGTGATCCTCTATTCAAAGTGGGATCGCAGCCCCGATATCATCGAGGATCAGGTAACGTATCCGATCATACGTTCGCTGCTCGGCGCTCCGGGCGTGAAATCCATTCGCGGATTTTCGGACTTCGGCTATTCCTACGTCTATGTCATCTTCGAAGATGGAACGGACATCTACTGGGCGCGAAGCCGCGTGCTCGAATATCTGTCGAAGATTCTGCCGACCCTGCCACAGGGCGTGCAGACCGAGATCGGCCCCGATGCGACGGCCGTCGGCTGGATCTATCAATATGCGATTACCGACGAGTCGGGTAACCATGACCTTGCCGAGCTGCGCTCCTATCAGGACTGGAATCTGCGTTATCAGTTGCAGAGCCTTCAGGGAGTCGCCGAGGTCGCGTCCATCGGCGGCTTTGTAAAGCAGTATCAGGTACATATCAACCCTGCTTCGCTTCTGGCCTACGATTTGAAGCTGCCCGAAGTCGCCGAGGCGATACGGCGTTCTAACGACGAATCCGGAGGCCGGCTGCTTGAGATGTCGGGGCGCGAATATATGATTCGCGGAAGAGGATATATCAAGAACCTCGAAGATATCGAGAATATCGCCGTAGGCTCCGACCCGAAAACAGGGACGGCCATTCTGCTGAAACAGCTCGGTCGTATCGAAATCGGCCCCGATATGCGCAGAGGAGCGGCCGATCTTGACGGAATCGGCGATGCGCCGGGCGGTATCGTCGTCATGCGACAGGGCGAGAACGCGCTCAACGTCATCGAACGCGTCAAGCAGCGCATCGCAGAGATCGAGCCCTATCTGCCCGAGGGCATGAAAATCGTAACGACCTACGACCGATCGGAACTGATCAAGAAATCCATCGACACGTTACGACACACTCTTCTTGAAGAGATTCTGATCGTCAGCCTGGTGATCCTGTTATTCCTATGGCACTGGCCTTCGGCAAGCGTCGCCATCATCACCATCCCCGTCAGCGTATTCCTTGCCTTTCTGCCCATGTATTTCATGGGCATCACGTCGAACCTGATGTCGCTTGCCGGCATCGCCATATCGATCGGCGTTCTTGTCGACGGAGCCATCGTCGAGGTCGAGAACGCCTATAAAAAGATCGAGCACTGGCTCGACGATCAGGGCATTCGCGACGGCGTCGTCGATCATGCAACGGCGTCGCGGCCGGGATTTCGCGAAAGCTTCTTTGCCGTCCGTCTCAGCGCCATGAAAGAAGTCGGGCCATCGGTCTTCTTTTCGCTGCTTGTGATCGCCGTTTCGTTTCTGCCGATCTTCACGCTTGTCGATCAGGAAGGACGACTGTTCAAGCCTCTTGCCTACTCGAAAAACCTGGCCATGGCCATCGCGTCCATACTGGCAATCACGCTTGATCCGGCGATTCGCATGCTCTATGCGCGTATAACGCCATTTGAGTTCAAGCCGGCCTGGCTGGCTCGCATCTGCACGGTACTTTTTGTCGGTCGCTATTACCGCGAAGAAGAGCATCCCGTAAGTAAGGTGCTCTTTCGCCTCTATGAACCGGCCTGTCGCTACGTTCTTGAACGTCCGAAAAAGGCTCTCGCCGCGGCCGGCATTCTCATGGCCACTACGGTGCCGGTATATATATCGCTCGGCTCGGAGTTCATGCCTCCGCTTAACGAAGGCACGATCCTCTATATGCCAACAACACTTCCAGGCATCTCGGTCGAAGAGGCGAAGAAGGTGCTGCAGCTGCAGGATAAGATACTGAAAAGCTTTCCCGAGGTTGAGCGCGTGTACGGCAAGGCGGGTCGCGCCGACACCTCTCTTGACCCGGCGCCGTTCAGCATGGTCGAGACGGTCGTCGTTTTGAAGCCGAAAGAAGAATGGAGCAAGAAAGAACGCTGGTTCAGCTTCCTGCCCGACTTCACACATTTTCTGTTTCGCTGGATCTGGAACGATCGCATCACCTATGACGAACTCATCTCCCGAATGAACGAAAAGATGCAGATTCCGGGATGGACGAACGCATTCACCATGCCCATTCGCGGACGCATCGATATGCTCTCGACGGGCATCCGCACGCCGATCGGTATCAAGGTGCAGGGAGCCGACTTAAAAGAGATCGAACAGATCGGTCGACAGATTGAAAAATCTCTCGAAAACGTACCGGGAACACGTTCGGTTTTTGCCGAGCGCGTAACGGGAGGTTATTATCTCGATTTCGATCTGCGTCGCGAAGATCTCGCCCGTTACGGCTTAACGGTCGATGACGCCCAGCAGATCCTTCAACTGGCGCTGGGCGGCGAAACGCTCACCGTTACCGTCGAAGGCAGAGAACGTTATCCGGTGCATCTGCGTTATCAGCCCGCCTTCCGTCAGGACCTGGCCGCCTTGCGGCGCATCCTTGTGCCCACGCCCTCAGGAGCGCATATACCGATGTCGCAGATCGCCGACATCCACGTCGTGCAGGGCCCATCGATGATCAGAGATGAGAACGGCCTGTTAACGGGGTATGTCTACGTCGACATCGAAGGCCGGGACATCGGCGGATACGTAAAAGAAGCGAAGCAGATCGTTCGAGATCATGTAAACGTTCCGAATCGTTATACACTCTCGTGGAGCGGTCAGTACGAGAACATGCAGAGAGTCGAGCAGCGCCTGAAAATCGTTCTGCCGCTCACGCTCTTTCTTGTCGTACTCTTGATTCACTTCAACACAAAGTCATGGCCGAAAACGGGGATCGTCTTGCTTGCCGTACCCTTCTCGCTTGTCGGCGCCATCTGGTTCCTGTGGCTGCTTGATTACAACGTCTCTATCGCCGTATGGGTGGGCATGATCGCTCTGATGGGGCTCGATGCAGAGACGGGTACCTTCATGCTGCTTTTTCTCGATCTCTCGTACAACGATGCAAAGAAGAAAGGAATGCTGCGCAACGAGGCCGATCTGCGCGAAGCGATTCTTCACGGCGCCGTAAAACGCGTACGTCCGAAGATCATGACCGTCGCTTCGGCCTTTCTGGGGCTGATTCCCATCCTCTGGTCCGATGGTACGGGTTCCGATCTAATGAAGCGCATCGCCGCTCCGATGGTCGGAGGCCTGATCACATCTTTTGTGCTGGAGCTTCTGATCTATCCCGTGCTCTATGAGATGTGGCGCCTGCGCGAGCTGAAAGGTGAGCATAACGCTCTTCGATCCGCGGCTACCGGTCTCGATATGACGCCCACGATTTCAGAGTCGCTTTACGAAAATAGAGCAAAGGCCAGAAAAAAGAAACCCCGGGACAAACAATAA
- a CDS encoding heavy metal translocating P-type ATPase, whose translation MDHTHHAEHQSHSGSTETSEPHKHHDHSSMIDDFRRRFFFSLTLTIPILILSDMIQHWIGYTIDFAGRHYLLFAMGSAIFIYGGMPFLKGIVAESRSLKPGMMTLIAVAITTAFLYSVAITFGLDGNDFYWELATLISIMLLGHWIEMRSVQSTSRSLELLARLLPAEAHMVHGDHIMDVAIDRLKPGDLILIKANEKVPADSIIIEGESYIDESMLTGESRPVKRKQDDRLIGGSINGAQSLKARVTSTGKESYLNKVINLVQEAQATKSKTQHLADRAARYLTFISIGMGTVTFAIAMGTGATLEYSIERMVTIMVIACPHALGLAIPLVVAISTGAAAQKGLLIRNRTAFENSRLINAIVFDKTGTLTEGAFRVQRIESLSQGFAEAEILRLSASLEMHSEHPIARGIVAAAREQGLPLIDVTDFKSLTARGIEGKLDGDVFRMVSPGYLQAESISVPAVETDGSETIVYLLREKHLVGRLTLADAIRPESKDAVQFLQASGVKVFMATGDNRKTADAVSNRLGLDGVYSELLPHQKVEIITDLQKTGHYVAMTGDGVNDAPALAQADVGIAVGAGTDVAAETADIVLVNSNPSDIAALIAYGRATYRKMIQNLIWATGYNVIALPLATGFIPGIAISPAIGAVFMSLSTVVVALNAQLLRRRLR comes from the coding sequence ATGGACCATACGCATCATGCTGAACATCAGTCGCATTCCGGCTCGACGGAAACGAGCGAGCCACATAAGCATCACGACCATTCGTCTATGATCGACGATTTCAGGCGTCGCTTCTTCTTCTCTCTGACGCTGACCATTCCCATTCTTATCTTATCAGATATGATCCAGCACTGGATCGGTTATACAATCGATTTTGCAGGAAGACATTATCTACTCTTCGCAATGGGTAGCGCCATTTTTATCTATGGGGGGATGCCTTTTTTAAAAGGCATCGTAGCCGAGAGCCGATCATTGAAGCCCGGCATGATGACGTTGATCGCTGTTGCGATAACCACTGCCTTTCTCTACAGTGTGGCGATCACATTCGGATTGGACGGAAACGATTTCTACTGGGAACTTGCCACTCTGATTTCCATTATGCTGCTCGGTCACTGGATCGAGATGCGTTCCGTTCAGTCAACATCAAGATCACTGGAGCTCCTGGCCAGATTATTGCCGGCCGAGGCCCATATGGTGCACGGCGACCATATTATGGATGTTGCCATCGACAGGTTAAAGCCCGGCGATTTGATTCTGATCAAGGCAAATGAAAAGGTGCCCGCCGATTCGATCATCATTGAAGGGGAGAGTTATATCGACGAAAGCATGCTCACCGGAGAAAGCCGACCTGTAAAACGAAAGCAAGACGATCGATTGATCGGCGGCTCGATCAACGGAGCACAGTCGCTGAAAGCTCGCGTTACCAGTACTGGAAAAGAGAGCTATCTCAATAAAGTCATCAACCTTGTCCAGGAAGCGCAGGCCACCAAATCCAAAACCCAGCATCTGGCCGACAGAGCCGCCCGCTACCTGACTTTCATCTCCATCGGGATGGGCACTGTGACGTTCGCTATCGCCATGGGAACGGGGGCAACCCTGGAGTATTCCATCGAACGAATGGTGACCATTATGGTAATCGCCTGCCCCCATGCTCTCGGCCTGGCCATCCCTCTCGTTGTTGCCATATCAACAGGCGCAGCAGCTCAAAAGGGCCTTCTCATAAGAAACCGAACGGCCTTTGAGAATTCAAGACTCATCAATGCCATCGTATTTGATAAAACCGGCACTCTGACCGAAGGCGCTTTTCGTGTTCAACGCATCGAGAGTCTGTCGCAGGGCTTTGCCGAGGCCGAAATACTTCGTTTATCCGCCTCACTGGAAATGCATTCCGAGCATCCCATAGCGAGAGGAATCGTAGCGGCCGCTCGGGAGCAAGGCCTTCCTTTAATCGACGTAACCGATTTTAAATCGTTAACGGCAAGAGGCATCGAAGGCAAACTTGACGGTGATGTATTCCGAATGGTGAGTCCCGGCTATTTACAGGCTGAGAGTATTTCCGTACCGGCCGTGGAAACCGACGGATCAGAAACCATCGTTTATCTTCTCAGAGAAAAACATCTGGTCGGACGTCTAACTCTCGCTGATGCTATCCGACCGGAAAGCAAAGATGCAGTACAGTTCCTGCAAGCATCCGGCGTAAAGGTCTTTATGGCAACGGGTGACAACAGGAAAACGGCCGACGCCGTCAGCAACCGACTTGGCCTTGACGGTGTTTACAGCGAACTTTTACCGCATCAAAAAGTAGAGATCATTACCGATCTTCAAAAAACCGGCCATTACGTTGCCATGACCGGAGACGGAGTAAACGACGCCCCGGCGCTGGCTCAAGCCGACGTAGGTATCGCCGTCGGAGCGGGCACTGATGTCGCTGCGGAAACAGCCGACATCGTTCTCGTTAACAGCAACCCCTCAGATATTGCCGCTCTCATCGCCTACGGGCGTGCAACATACCGAAAGATGATACAGAACCTTATCTGGGCGACCGGCTACAACGTCATAGCGCTTCCTCTGGCCACGGGGTTTATACCGGGCATCGCAATCAGTCCGGCTATCGGCGCCGTCTTTATGAGCCTGAGTACGGTCGTCGTCGCCCTGAACGCTCAATTGCTGCGCAGACGTCTGCGCTGA
- a CDS encoding type II toxin-antitoxin system VapC family toxin: MNVVDSSGWLEYFADSDRADLFAKPIEDTEHLIVPSISVYEVFKKLLIEFNEDTALTAIAHMQIGKVIDLDQDLAMTAARISVEEKIPMADSIIWATTLRHGATLWTQDEDFKNIKGNVKYFSK; the protein is encoded by the coding sequence GTGAACGTCGTAGACTCATCAGGATGGCTGGAGTATTTTGCCGATTCCGACCGAGCGGATCTGTTCGCAAAGCCGATTGAAGACACAGAGCATTTGATCGTTCCTTCCATTTCAGTCTATGAAGTCTTCAAGAAACTCCTGATTGAGTTCAACGAAGATACCGCTTTGACTGCCATAGCTCATATGCAGATAGGAAAGGTCATTGATCTTGATCAGGACCTGGCAATGACCGCAGCCCGTATCAGCGTCGAAGAGAAGATTCCAATGGCTGACAGTATTATCTGGGCGACCACTCTTCGGCACGGAGCAACCCTGTGGACCCAGGACGAGGACTTCAAGAATATCAAAGGCAATGTAAAGTATTTCTCGAAATAA
- a CDS encoding AbrB/MazE/SpoVT family DNA-binding domain-containing protein has protein sequence MGRVTISSKYQVVIPRDVRDKHLIKPGQEVQVFYYDGRIEIIPLQSMKKMRGIARDIDTAVLREGDRV, from the coding sequence ATGGGCAGAGTGACAATATCGTCAAAATATCAGGTGGTGATTCCCAGAGATGTCAGGGACAAGCATCTTATCAAGCCGGGTCAGGAAGTCCAGGTCTTCTATTACGATGGCCGCATTGAGATCATCCCGCTTCAGAGCATGAAGAAAATGCGCGGTATCGCTCGTGATATCGACACTGCAGTCCTTAGAGAAGGCGACAGGGTGTGA
- a CDS encoding Hsp20/alpha crystallin family protein, with protein sequence MWNTLFRDTLLDGLTDFYSSRADLIRHSYPGVRFHEKEEGLTMRAEVPGVHPENIDVQVKEDVLTLTIEKKSEVEGEEKTKALRHERRQGKFTRSFQLPFRVDADRVQAECRLGVLTVELPKAEVEKPKKIAVS encoded by the coding sequence ATGTGGAATACACTCTTTCGTGACACCTTACTTGACGGTCTTACGGACTTCTATTCATCGAGGGCGGATCTGATCCGTCATAGTTATCCAGGCGTTCGCTTTCATGAAAAAGAAGAAGGCCTGACCATGCGAGCCGAAGTTCCGGGCGTGCATCCCGAGAATATCGACGTGCAGGTAAAAGAGGACGTTCTCACGCTCACCATCGAGAAGAAGTCAGAGGTAGAAGGCGAAGAGAAAACGAAGGCCCTGCGTCATGAACGCCGTCAGGGCAAGTTCACCCGTTCGTTCCAGCTGCCGTTCCGCGTCGATGCCGATCGCGTTCAGGCCGAATGCCGGCTGGGCGTACTCACCGTCGAGCTGCCGAAGGCCGAGGTCGAGAAGCCGAAAAAGATCGCCGTATCGTGA
- the cobA gene encoding uroporphyrinogen-III C-methyltransferase gives MKKRPSGKEGFVQIAGAGPGDPDLLTVRTLRALESAEVVLFDRLVHPDILKIASSATLIPVGKKRGQNQELRQDRIHRLLVRYAQAGFRVLRLKGGDPFVFGRGGEEALALKEAGIRYEILPGVSSFYSVPELSWIPLTYRGVSASFGVFTGHEAERSSGFSWSCAASMQTAVFLMCKENLARIADRLISHGRAPSTPAAVISKGSTAEERIVVSTLAEIHGDAASLPSPAMLVVGEVVALRSVLHPGLTDGHLADRVTA, from the coding sequence ATGAAGAAGAGGCCGTCAGGTAAAGAGGGATTCGTTCAGATTGCCGGCGCCGGTCCGGGCGACCCCGATCTGTTAACCGTCCGCACGTTGCGCGCTCTGGAGAGCGCCGAAGTCGTACTCTTTGATCGACTTGTTCATCCCGATATACTGAAAATCGCCTCATCGGCGACGCTGATCCCCGTCGGCAAGAAGCGCGGACAGAATCAGGAGCTGCGCCAGGATCGTATCCATCGCCTGCTTGTTCGCTATGCACAGGCAGGCTTCAGGGTGCTGCGACTCAAAGGCGGCGATCCCTTCGTTTTCGGTCGCGGCGGAGAAGAGGCGCTCGCTTTAAAAGAGGCCGGCATTCGATATGAGATACTTCCCGGTGTCAGCTCTTTTTATTCCGTGCCCGAGCTGTCGTGGATACCGTTAACCTACAGAGGGGTGTCGGCTTCGTTCGGCGTTTTCACGGGGCATGAGGCGGAGCGTTCAAGCGGCTTCTCCTGGAGCTGTGCCGCCTCAATGCAGACGGCCGTTTTTCTCATGTGTAAAGAGAATCTGGCCCGCATCGCAGATCGCCTGATTTCACACGGGCGCGCTCCGTCAACGCCGGCAGCCGTGATTTCAAAGGGCTCCACGGCCGAAGAGCGAATCGTCGTCAGCACGCTTGCTGAGATTCACGGCGACGCTGCATCGCTGCCATCGCCGGCCATGCTTGTCGTTGGCGAGGTTGTCGCCCTGCGAAGCGTGCTTCATCCCGGGCTGACAGACGGACATCTCGCTGACAGAGTGACAGCCTGA